TATGCTTCGCAGTGAAAACGAAATGAGCATGAAAGATCTTACTCGAGATCCAAGGATTCTTCAGTAGCTCCTCGTTAGATTCGATCTCCCGAATCAATGAACTAACGCGGTCTCGATTCCCTCGCGCAACAGCATCATTGAGGAGGATTAAATGGGTGTAAGAGTCTGGTTCAAGGCCATTATTTTTCATATACTCCAGCATATCGAGCCCCAACTGCTCGTCACCTGTTTTGAAGGCGTTGGACAAAACGACGTTCATCATATCCCGATCTGGCCGAACACCCATTTTGAGTAATTTGGGAAGAATGTAGAAATTTCGCCCTTCTGGCCCTTCTTGAACCGAATCAAGCGTGAGAAGCTTGCAGCAGTGGCGCATCACGCTCTGAGAATCCATCTCAAACTCAACCTGTTTCATTCGCCGCACGTTATCAAGAACGTCAAGTGCCTTATTGACGTCCTTGAATTCGATAAATCGCCACATGAAACAAAGATGGGTCTCCGCTTTTGTATGAATCTTGCGCTCACACACAAGTTTATAAGCATAGTAGATTGCATCACGATCGGCGCGCTTCACATAAAGTCGAACGATTTTCTGCGGCAAAAAGAGAATTGGCCAATTGCGGGGCCCTAAGGCAGCATTGAAGACAGATTGATATGTGTGCGGCCCTTTTCTCCAGTCCTTGAGCCTGTGATAGTAGAAAGAGtccaagaaaaggaaggcaTCTGCGACCATCACAAAGACAGGCCTCTCCTTGCCATGAGTGGTCACAGCCAAGAATTCTAAGGCAAGCTCTGGAGACTCCTTCAATAACCATAAGGATAGACTATGCCAATGGAGGGCTTTGTCCCTCTTGCTTAACGCCTCCCAAGTCTCACGGAAACTGCCCTGGCTATCAGTTTTGAGTTTCTCTAGCAGGTCCAGCTCGACGGTGTTCAGCTTCAAGTCTCTCAAGAAGTCATTTCGGATCTCTCTTCCGTAGAATTTTGACCTGTACAGATCGCTTTGTGCAATTCTCCATGTGCGTATATTCGCCCCTTCGTgaaagaaggtctgagaTCTGATGCGCTTCTCCAGAGCCACAGTTTTAGGACGGAGAACTCTCTGTCTATCTCTGGGCTGACCCCTAACCATGACCTTGGTTTTGTAGATTATGGCTGGTGCCGGACCTGAGGCGAAGATACTACTCCGTCCTGGAATCGAAAGCAGGCGTTTGGAGCTTAAAAATCTCGGTCGTCGGCCCGTATATCTTCCATCTTGATTAGGAGCAACTAGCTCCTGTTCAGCACTGGGAGAAGGGCCCTCAAGCACTGTGGACGATTGCGACTCAATTGAATAAACCCTGGAGGGTGATTCGTGGCTGGAACTCTTATCGACGGTAGACGTTGTAGAGGATAATCTCCGAAGTACATTTTTCCGACCAGGATCTTCCGGAATAGTATAGGGGGTGGTTGTACGGATAATAGCTGTATCAACGGCGGGAGGGAGCTGAGATCTCGTATTCGACGCATCATTACTGGAATATGACGCTCTCGAGCCTCGAATGCCCGTCCCTGGTTGATACCATCTGTGGTGCGGATCCCAGGATGGCAGTCCAGCGCTGAAGCGGGAACGAAGGAGACGCTGCGGACAAAATGACATTCAGTACTTCTTGATCGCGTACATTGAAAAATGATTCCGAACAGGATAGTAGCGAATCCAAGAGGTTATGAGGACGGCGAAGAGTCGGAGAGTGACAGTTTCATAGACCATTGCATTGGATGGTTCAACCCGCAGAAAATGCCCGCCAATTTTGATCCGACGCGGATGTGGCTAGTGAAAATTTGTGGCGCACCACTGCCGATAAATCGTATGGATGTTATCAACACCACAGAAAGCGATCGGGTAGTACCTCACTACTTGTACCAAAAACTCAGAGACCTTTTTTTTGGTCGCAAAGTCGCGCCTTGGGGGCAATACTAAGCGAACTTGTTACTTTTATAATCGAAGCCAACGGTACTTCTCGGAGCCCTGGAATTCTACTTTCCATCGCCTTTCTTCTACTTCTTTTCCTCTAACACAATGTCGCTGAATCACACCTCTCTTGATGCGGCGGCAACAGAACGCAAAGCCCGTCTTGCGAAGCTTGCAGCTCTAAAGAGAAAGCAACCGGAACCGGAGACACTCACAGAGGCGCGTGCTGGAGACCATGAGCCTGAGGATGCCGCTCCGGATGTCACAAGAAAATACCTGTCCGGACGTAATTTCGATGCAGAAACTCGAGGCCCCAAACTGGGGTTCGATCAAGCGCCAACAGAAGGAGCGAAGACGCTCGAAGCGCAAGCTGCTGAGATAGCGAAGGCTACGGCGGAGCaggcgaagaaggatgaggagaaggacCAACCGATCGACCTGTTCAAGTTGCAGCCAAAGAAGCCTAATTGGGACCTAAAGCgtgaccttgatgagaaaatgaaaatTCTTAATGTGAGGACGGAAAATGCAATTGCGAGACTGGTTCGACAGCGCATGGAGAATGCGCAACGAGCAGCCAAGGCTCAGGGAGCGACGCGCAACGAAGATGAGCAGGGGGAGGAGGTAGGCATCGAAGGAGACATGCTTGTGGAAGGAATTCATGTCCGcgagagggaagaggaagaagaaagacggGAGATGGACGAGGATTCATGATACCCATGAGAATTCACACAGGTTGATCTATTGCCTTACATGCTTTTTATCATACAACACCTTTGGCGCTGCGGAGCTGGGACCCGGGACGGTCAGAAACAGGCGTTAGCGGTCATCTGCATTTTGTTGCATGGATGTTAATGCGAGAATGCTCTTCTGTATTACTATGGTACATTACTGGCTGGGGTTAAGAAAGCACAACATTTTCAATTCGGTCAAGCGGCCGAGAGGAAAATCTCCAGACTCTGCTTTACTCGACTAAATTGATTTGGACTCAGCGTTCCATGTTCATGGCCTGAGTCAGCGCTAGACGCTTACTGTAAGGACTGAGGCTCCTTTCCTTTCGCGCTGAACCGGATGTAGGTCTGCTGAAGGCATGATCGCGCTGGCGGTCCAGATGCCTCGACCGGCTCAGGTTTCCCCTTGACTCTCTTGTTGGATGGTGCCGTCCCTTCACTGTATCTGGAGTCGCCGACAGCCTTTCTTTGGCAATTCGACTCTGATCCATACTTAAGCTTCGTGTCCTACCCCTCCGGCTGCCGTCTTCA
The DNA window shown above is from Aspergillus fumigatus Af293 chromosome 1, whole genome shotgun sequence and carries:
- a CDS encoding CCDC12/cwf18 family protein, giving the protein MSLNHTSLDAAATERKARLAKLAALKRKQPEPETLTEARAGDHEPEDAAPDVTRKYLSGRNFDAETRGPKLGFDQAPTEGAKTLEAQAAEIAKATAEQAKKDEEKDQPIDLFKLQPKKPNWDLKRDLDEKMKILNVRTENAIARLVRQRMENAQRAAKAQGATRNEDEQGEEVGIEGDMLVEGIHVREREEEEERREMDEDS
- a CDS encoding pentatricopeptide repeat protein — protein: MSFCPQRLLRSRFSAGLPSWDPHHRWYQPGTGIRGSRASYSSNDASNTRSQLPPAVDTAIIRTTTPYTIPEDPGRKNVLRRLSSTTSTVDKSSSHESPSRVYSIESQSSTVLEGPSPSAEQELVAPNQDGRYTGRRPRFLSSKRLLSIPGRSSIFASGPAPAIIYKTKVMVRGQPRDRQRVLRPKTVALEKRIRSQTFFHEGANIRTWRIAQSDLYRSKFYGREIRNDFLRDLKLNTVELDLLEKLKTDSQGSFRETWEALSKRDKALHWHSLSLWLLKESPELALEFLAVTTHGKERPVFVMVADAFLFLDSFYYHRLKDWRKGPHTYQSVFNAALGPRNWPILFLPQKIVRLYVKRADRDAIYYAYKLVCERKIHTKAETHLCFMWRFIEFKDVNKALDVLDNVRRMKQVEFEMDSQSVMRHCCKLLTLDSVQEGPEGRNFYILPKLLKMGVRPDRDMMNVVLSNAFKTGDEQLGLDMLEYMKNNGLEPDSYTHLILLNDAVARGNRDRVSSLIREIESNEELLKNPWISSKIFHAHFVFTAKHINPDDDPDAVFYSMLEMYNKLHDITPLKELSILPPEYTPPPGGDNTPPTTIALFLMIATYLRCRRRVSIAQRLYTNFRSLVLQGHPTIAPLAATDHVYNEFLVAFRDNPRGLRPAMRVVEDMLQTSALTSNTRGMREQTSSHVMPSVRTWTILMSCFIFNKQPHAAERVKEMMAEHNVEFNKVTWNIIISGHACKQRVFDLAQTIKAMEDAGYVIDSYNMKALRYLRDPERLWVALEELDKLSQPSLATLADTKLAPPKSDKKTRDELLDQGLQRLREKLKPKL